In Sander vitreus isolate 19-12246 chromosome 12, sanVit1, whole genome shotgun sequence, the following proteins share a genomic window:
- the LOC144526550 gene encoding von Willebrand factor C domain-containing protein 2-like — MVFSERLSFEHRIRTAVLALLLCAQAGFGFSVAVQQESTCEANGSIYFVGEWYFLDSDHCTQCECTTEGSACSRTECTSLPAACIHVSHYPTDCCPRCEKIGCEYRGVVYELGQNFQPSECEQCTCDSDGIARCLVADCAPPPCVNPVYQPGKCCPECREGPNCYVDASRSQVIPAGEPIWVDSCTKCRCHDGQDAGYWEGNRVATCSRLKNCTPEQQSTKKN; from the exons ATGGTTTTCAGTGAGCGCCTTTCCTTTGAGCACAGAATACGCACAGCCGTTTTGGCACTACTGCTTTGCGCACAGGCCGGTTTTGGCTTTTCAGTCGCCGTACAGCAGGAAAGCACCTGCGAGGCCAACGGCAGCATATACTTTGTGGGGGAATGGTATTTTCTAGACTCTGATCACTGCACCCAGTGTGAATGCACCACCGAGGGCTCCGCATGTTCCCGCACTGAGTGCACTTCGCTCCCGGCTGCATGCATCCATGTCAGCCACTACCCCACCGACTGCTGCCCCAGATGCGAGAAGATCGGGTGTGAGTACCGAGGAGTGGTGTACGAACTGGGACAGAACTTCCAG CCATCAGAATGTGAGCAGTGCACTTGTGACAGTGATGGCATCGCCCGCTGTCTAGTTGCAGATTGTGCCCCTCCACCATGTGTCAACCCTGTCTACCAGCCTGGGAAATGCTGCCCTGAATGCAGGGAGG GTCCTAACTGCTACGTTGATGCATCACGCAGCCAGGTGATTCCTGCAGGAGAACCCATCTGGGTCGACTCCTGCACCAAGTGTCGTTGTCACGATGGTCAGGATGCCGGCTACTGGGAGGGAAACCGTGTCGCCACCTGTTCCCGCCTCAAAAACTGTACGCCTGAACAACAGTCTACCAAGAAAAACTGA